The genomic window ATTAGAAATTTCTTGTTGGAAAACATTAGCTTGGGAATACCTTACAAAAGATAATTTGGCTTTGCGGATTTCAGAGCATGTTAACGGTCCGGACAGCCGTTCGTGTGCACTCGACTTCTGAGCAGATATGCGAGCGTTGTTTATGAAGCGAAGTATATGTGCGGTTACTCATTTGAGTTTGTTGTAAGAGTGAAATTTCGTTAGTAAATCCAAATCTTCGCGCGTTTGCGTTACATGAGAACTAGCTTTGATTGATTTCAGTTCCAAATTCGTAGTATGTTTCGTTATGTGCTGCGTCCAAAAACGATCGGTTTCGGACAACCAGTGTGGCCCCTGCCACCATAAGCGGTGATCGAGGAGCTGTGCAGGTGTGAGACCCCGAGAAGCGCAATCTGCAGGGTTATGCTCTGAGATGACGTGTCTCCAATGCGATGATGGCAAGACTTCTTGTACATCAGCTACACGATTTGCAATGAACGTTGCCCAACGATTTGGATTTGATTGCAGCCATGCTAACGTTATCGTTGAGTCTGCCCACGCGTACAGCTTTTCAAATTTGTGACCAAAACTTTGTTGAATTAGGCGGACGAGTTTAGCGCCTAGATGAGCTGCGCAGAGTTCCAGACGAGGTAACGAAGTTGTTTTTAGCGGAGCTACTTTGGTTTTCGCAGCAATGAGCACGACGTTTATCTCGTCGTCCGATGACTGAGTGCGGCAGTAAATAGCGGCTGCATAGGCAGCCCCTGATGCGTCAGTGAAAACATGGAACTCTGCGTCGGCGTTTGGACTAGTACCAAGCCAGCGATTTAGCTTGAGCTCCTTTCTATGCGTTAACCACTCTGTAGCTATCTCAGGCGGAACTAACTCATCCCAATCGACATTACAACGCCAAATTCTTTGCAACCAAATTTTTGAGCGAATGGTGCATGGAGATATGAGGCCGAGAGGGTCGAAAATCTTGCTGGTATCGGAGAGGAAAATGCGTTTTGTTAATTCGCACTGAAGTGGCTCTATATTGAAGGCTATCGCAAGAGAGTCGGTATCCGTGTGCCAAATACATCCTAGAGTTCGGATATCACTTCCATCAGCCAAGAGATGAGACACCTGTGTAGACGCATGCGGCATCTGTTGTCTCAATGGCTCGCAATTTGTTGCCCACTTCCGGAGATCGAATCCACACTGAGATAAGACGTGTGAGATGTTACCTTGAAGCGCTGTCAGTTCTTGGAAAGAGTCGGAACCGGAGAGCAAGTCATCCATGTAAAAATCTGACGTAACGATATTTGCGATATTTTGATATAACTCGCCAGCTTGTTGTGCCGCGCGATGCAACGATTTGACAGCGAGATGAGAAGCGGATGCTACCCCATAGGTAACCCTTAATAGACGATAGTCGCGTATTGGCTGCGATGAATGCTCACACCATACAATGCGTTGATAGTCGACGTCCCGTTTATCGACGTAGACCTGTCGATACATTTTCTCGATGTCCACAATTATACCATTGCGATGGGTGCGGAAGCGGACTAAAATCGGGAAGAGATCTTGTTGGAGCTGAGGGCCAACCACTAGCGCGTCGTTTAACGAATGCCCTGACGACGTCTTCattgacgcgttgaatacgaccctaaGCTTAGTAGTGGAACTTGTGTCTTTTACCACTGCGTGATGTGGCATATAGTATGCGGTTTGCGTTGTTGGAGTAGCTAGCTCTATATGACCCAAGTCAAGAAGTTCCTTCATAAATTTACAGTACTCTTCGTGAAGGTCTTTGTTGGTGGCGAACCTACTTTCCATTCGCAACAATGCCCGAACGGCTGCGTTACGCGACTCACCAATCAACACCTCGGGTTTTAGCGCTAAACGTACAATAAATCTGCCGTCAGTTGCGCGCTGTGTTGTATCGTCGAATAACTTCTCACAATATAACTCTTCGGGCGTGTAAAACTTTCTAGGTGGTAgctcttccagctcccaaaactTAGCGAGGAGGTCAGTTAGTTGCGTATTACAATAATGCGTTGGGATTACCCGGGATTTTATTTGTAAGGGAGTCGAGTTGCCCAACAGCACCCACCCAAACACGGTGTTCTGTGCCATCGGAGTGCCATTTTCACCCTTTTTTAGGCCGTCGAGTAAAAACTTGTCCATTTCGTCCATGCCAATGAAGACATCTATCGGACCAGGTTTGAAATAGTTAGGGCCAACAAGCGGTAAGCCACTGACATGCGGCCACCGTGATTCGGACAAGGCGTTTGTTGGTAGGTCGTTagtaattttagataaaataagCGTACTCACGTGAAATTTAGAGTTTAGTGACTTGGCGCTATGGATAACTTGACCTCACCCTTTGTACGGATCCAATACCCGTGACGCAAGCTGATGACGTATTTCGTGGTAAACGAAGTCGTTGAATGCAGAGCTCCGTGATGAACGAAGCATGTGAGCCGTTGTCGAACAGTGCCCTGGCTGGCTGCCAGCGGCCGGAGTTATCTTGCAATAAAATGTCAGCAGTAGCTAGTAATACTACGCGTTCAGCATCGGCGTAGTGCGACGTTACGTTGTTTTGAACGGCATTTTGCATAGCAGGAGCTGCCTCCTTTGTAATGAGACCAGCATGAAGAAGCGTGTGGTGGCGGCGTTGGCATATGCGGCACGATGACGAGCTACGGCAGTTAGCGAAAACATGTCCTTTACTAAGGCAGTTTAGACATGCACCATCTGATTTGATTGTGGATAGCTTTGCTCTCGCGTCGAGTTGGTTGAATTTTTCGCAAGTGTAGATTCGATGCTCACCTTTGCAGTATGTACACGATGTGGTTTAGCGGTTTTTGATGATGGATGATTTTTTGGTACTAATTGGTTGCATGTTGTATGCAAAGCGTTCTTTGCAGTTGTACGTGCGTTTGCGGCAGCGGGCACCATCTCCAAAGAGCGGGCTCGCGTTTCCAAAAAATCACGAAGCGATGTATACGATGGCACATCGTCGGCTACAAGCGATAATTCCCACTGTTTTCGCGTTTCGTATGCTAATTTCGAAACAGTTAAATAGACAAGCCAATCGTCCCAAAATTTAACCAGGCGTTTGAGGGCACGTAGCACACCAACGTGCtgcaatgttaaatttaaaacgtatttaattgcttTTGTGGAGTCTTTCGATGCCTTTTCAATCGATGATAATGCTTTTATATGGCTGTCCACTATGATACGCATAACCTTATAGCGTGCTGTCAGCATATCCCAAGTTTCACTGTAGTTGCTGTCGCTTACAACAAAACTACTAACTAATTCCAATGCTTCACCATTTAAACAATTGCGAAAGTATTGCAACTTCTATCCGTCCGACAAACTTGCATTGGAATTCACTAGTGAACAGAATGCGCCATGAAAAGTGATCCATTTTGTTGGATCGCCATTAAAGGATGGTAACTGAAGCTTCGGTAGCGGCACGCGTGCAGGTGCAGTCGGAGTTACTGTAGGAGTTGGTTGCTTTTGTGGCGCAAGAATgcgcttaaaatttgatttagcgaTCAAATACCACTCCTCACCTTGAATTCGTGCCTGCTCTTTTACTGCTGTGTTTTCGTCGCCACACGACACCTCCACTTCTTCTTGTGCTCTGCAGAAACGTTCCCACTGCTCCTCTAGCAATTGCAAATATGTGGTTGCAGCCTCTGCATCGATTGCAAATGCCGCTTTAATGCATTTAAAGCAGAATCGCGAACTTTCAGCGAAGACATTTTTTATTTGCgggtttttatgaaatgttttaattaaaGCGATGTGGACTGTATTTTGCGGAAATATTGCGCGATCCGGGTCGATGGACCAAAatgttagcgttaaaatgcgggttgcgggttgtaaggtttatttacgcgaggattatagccgattataaaaaacacttgcacttgttgttttttgtttaatttttttttttttttttaattgacacCGCATACGCAAGCGTCGGTGGGCAAGGTGCTTTAAAGAGCCCTTATACTGCCAGGTTATCTTTCAATTTCGTTATTTGTATAAAACACATTTAATTTTTATGGAGTCATGCCAGATATTCCGTTAGTTtatgtatgttaaaatttaaGGTTAGGTTTTTTATTGGTACCACGCCATTTTTCCGACATTAAGTTATTTGTAAATCGATTTGGTATTATGTGGCCCACGCCAGGTTATAAATTCcaatttttcaaatgctttcaCTTATACTTTCTGATTcaattatttagtatttttaattAGATTTCTGCCATTTCGTTTCCcacactatccgccattttgttCTGAACCGCATGAATATAGTCCTTTAATAACACACGGTTGAGCTGTGGGGAAAatcgaacttgacgcgacgacgttacaaaacgaagtgtctttgtttaattactttgaagataaacggaagtagccattgacagctgacagtcagtgctgtcaatgccactaattgacgtttgatatgattacatatagagatgTCAATTAGGCGCAAACACAtctcttaaggctccattactgatacttaaggctccattactgatacttagcatagacttgacttgacttggcgtaaacttggcaacttagccacgattatactccacttggcgcataaaatctggcatcataatcagcgttgaaatttatttttaaataaatgtcaatttgtatgacaaaatgtcaaaatgaaatggaaacaaacaaatggcatctcaaaatgtaaacgtcacttagaacttacatagaaaatcaaaattcaacagacttctaagtcaagttaagtttggagtaatcagtaacatgcaatgttcatttaacagaactgtaagtgacagttcggaagccaagtcaagtctatgctaagtatcagtaatggagcctttagcatagacttgacttgacttgagaactgtcacttacagttctgttaaatgaacattggatgttactgattactcaaaatttGGCAACACTTAAGAAGTgaagaagtctgttgaattttgattttctatgtaagttctaagtgacgtttacattttgcgatgcaaattgacatttatttaaaaataaatttcaacgctgattataatgccagattgtatgcgccaagtggagtataatcgtggctaagttgccaagtttacgccaagtcaagtcaagtctatgctaattatcagtaatgggggctttactcctaaagtgacgacgtctccccgttgcacttcagaattctgcagttaaacaatggattaactgggaagatcacggagatagtcgatttcatgaagcggcactacatccgcatcgccgcgattcaagagactaaactcacagcaagatctggtCTGCAtgcctgttctgggtataatgtccacagaaaagatcgtgagagcaGAAATGGAAGCGGCCTAGCGtagtgcaatatcatttatttgatcccaACACCGGCCGCagagacagtgtcttagaacggcaaggcttatctgtccggtcaggcgatgcaaacctagaaatcatctacatccctcctgccacctgttgcaaCAGTGGATaacgccttactcactggcaataatcgcattattttaggcgacttcaatgcccatcacgatctatggcatacaaacttgcagtcagacagtaggggtgagatgttggcggatcaaatagaagaaacgacgttctgcacaataaacggagatgccccctcacgtattgtaggaagctgtcacagttcgccggatatatctatcgtgagcgcaggactcgtaaactgcgtcaactggcagccgatgataaCATTAGCATCCGACCTCctacctatacttatttcgctcgagcgtaccgccgacttcattgtcacagaaaaacgcactttcataaactttaaaaaaggaaagtgggacgaatacaaatcctttaaagacaaccgctttgctgccctcccaatcccgactgatgctcgccaaggagagcgtactttccgcaaggtcattgaatccgcctcggctcgctccATTTctgccggtagaattcccgaaattcggcctcactttccggcggaggccgcaaatttagcgagggaacgtgaccttataagacagatcgatcacggcgacccccaaataagggatataaaccaacgcatcagactgattgtggatgaacacaagcgggcgaaatgggaggagcacctaagtggttgtaacctctctgccggtgtaggtaaactttggtccaccgtaaagtccctatcaaatccgtctaagcacaatgacaaaatttccatcgcctttggcgataaagtgctgtcggatgcgaaaaaatgcgcgagcgctttctgccgacaatatataatgcattctacggtcgacaaagatagacggagggccaacagacacgcacataagcataaattcagcgcgtctccgattaccatcaccgccaaagaggttgaggatgccatcggtcatgctaaatcatccaaagcagtgggcccagacggcatagccatgccgatgcttaaaagcctagagaaagagggtctcaaatatttagcacatgcctccaacctgtctctttccacctttgtcattcccgaaaaattgaaaatggccaaggtggtcccgctactaaagcctgggaaaccagctaacataggagagtcatatcccCCGATATAGATATAGTAGCCAGGACGCTTGAAttcattttgctcccctacttcaaagcaaatttgcagctagcctgtcataagcatggctttagaaaactccatagctccaccaccgcgctaaaagccattagcacccagataaattgtggtttaaacaGTACTCGTTGTGctaaacctatcaaaagcttttgatacggtcaacaatgccacgttactgcaagacctggaagggtctactcttcccccatgtcttaaaaggtggaccgcaaattatctgggtggtcggcaggcatcggtgcaattcagaaacgaaacatcaaagccaagaagaattaaacaatgggtgccacagggtggtgtcctatctccacttttgtttaatttctacatatcaaaactaccttcgccaccggaaggagttactatcgtttcttacgccgataactgcacaataatggccacaggaacggggcccacagatcgatgaccttatttacaacttggacgtcccgagtgtcgactattttgaacattcacgtcgatggcactacgctaccgactgtcccacaccccaaaatcttgggtgtgacgtttgatcaggatctacattttggagagcatgcagccgcatttgtaccgaaaatccagagccgtaataaaatcctcaaatctcttgctggcagtacttggggaaaagataaagaaacgctcattactacttacaaagcaattggccagtcgattgcatgctacgcgtcccctgtatggtcgccaagccttaaaactactcactggaagaagctacaggcctgccaaaatactgccctcagaatcgcaacgggctgtcttcttatgtccccagagcaccatctacataatgaggcacgAAAACTCCCCATCccatgctaaccaaacagttcctgttgaatatccagaaacctgggcatcccaacaggtatctgattaatgagccaacaccgcctaggggcttaaggagacatctccgtaagcattatgaggaaatacggacctgagaactcagccgtatgaagccaaaaaactcaagcaggtcctcagtgaactccacaagcagGCGTTGAACCTTtacgccgggaattgcccggtgaatccagtactcaaagaacagtacccaaaacttgcggaagaggaacgcacactccccagggaaacacgagtcactctagcgcaacttcgatctgtatcaggttaaactcttacctatccagaatcaaccatgacatacaaaatgcatgccccgcttgcaatgtgtcctcacatgacacataccatctctttaattgtaatgtgaaaccaacgcctctaacacccctctcattatggtcctcccctgttgaaacagcaagtttccttggactcccgttagaggatattggtgacaatttgtgatcggccgcacctattggatggggccaCTGCTACAacattaaaatctttaaaaaaaaaactgtttcatTTCGAAACCCAATTTTCTGAGCGAGGCCGccactcggcagtggtttgggAAAGCTTCAATTgtttttctgctatgaaaagcttcatCTGCTTGAAGATTtgaacgaaaatttaaaaattagcaatacggaaattggaagagaatctcggcttATGTAGCGCCTAGgaacattaattttttttgtcatcGAATGTAGGCTCGGGTTACGTACTTCCCTGACTGCTTCATCTACttcttttcaaaaaaagtgtTGCCTTCGTAATCTAAGCCTTCTCGGGACAATGTTTTCAATGTTACATTAATCCCAACCGAAGACTTGCGAAGTAATATGACGGAAAAATAGTGTCAAGTATCTCCATAACCAGCGATAGGAGAGAGATGAACGATATAAACCTATTTCATTATTTTTCCAGGTTTCAGTAGTGATACTACCTTGCCTGTTTCCATTTCTGAGAAATAACTGAGAAAAGCGACAGATTGAAAATATGTGTTAGGTAGGTAAAGCCCACGCCGTCATTGGTCATTTTGCATTTTTTCGAGAGAGCGATCATGATGATTAAGCTTGAATTTGAGAGAATCATTCAGTGTATGGCTAACAacacaattttatttattatgatccgatgcgataatatgactttaaataatattttattttaatatactgTGAACAATAGCATAAGCCAATATTTTAGTACATCACATTCTTTATATAACCAACACAATTCAATAAATAAGTAagcaataaaattaagaatatcaAAAGAAAGCAACCATTTTGAGTCGTTTAGCCTTCAATCTAAAGCgtaatttaatgttaaaataacATTCGGGTGAGCGCGAATAAATCTATATCAGATGAACGGAGAAGATAATTTATATTTGTCGAATATATGCAGCTAAAATAATGAGATACAAATTTAGTTACAAATTGTATTTCAGCATTAATGACACTGTATAACTGAATGTCtacttcttctttttattttttccttgcgTAGTAGGGTCTGATGCACCAGTGAGTGTGAATAGCTCTTTTTTCAGTTGCAATAGAAATTCAACTTCGGGCTTCCACACACTAGCGTCGCCTGCAGCTTTTAATTTACGCACTTTTTCTCCCTAAAAAACATATAATAAGCATAATGACAGCGCTTGTCTTCTAAACTTCATTCCTTACTCACTTGCTGTGTTATATGATCTTCCAATTCTTTGATTCTTTCATCGTTGACCACTGTTTGCGATAACGCATTTGTTGGTGGAGCAGCTTGCGCATTGGTTAGTTGTTTCTTAAGATCCAACAGCATATTAACTTCTGGCTGCCAAACACCTTTGTCTTTTGTGGACGATTTTAGCTGACGTACTTTCTCGCCTTGTAGACGCACTGCTTCCTCAAGTTGAGCAACTGTTTGCATGCCATTAGTAAGTGGGGCAGACTTCACAACTGTATTTGTTGGTTTAGCACTATGTTTGTTGTCTTTAACTTGATCCTGGACACCaccaaatttcttttttaattcgtCAATGAAGCTTTGCTCTAATTTTGTAAACAGTGGTACAGGTTTACCAATTTTATGGCCAGCTGGTAGCAAAATATTGATGAAGGGTTTACTAAaacaataaatcaaaattttatttcgataaAACTTACACGGCATACAGTTACTTACTCAGGAGCCAGCAGGGTTTGCTTACTATTGAGTTGAGTAAAAAGTGCACGTGCAGTGGTTGGCATATATGGGAACATAAGGTTCGCTAATAAAGCAGAAATATTTGCACAAACTCCAATGATGGTGGCAGCACGTGCCTTTTGGTCGTCAGTTCCCTTAAGGAGGACCCATGGCTGTTGCGCTTGCATATACCCATTGCCATGTCGTGAAATGGATAGCATATGGCGAATTCCATCACGTAGTTTTGCCTTTTCTAGTGAATTTATGTAGCCTCGTACTTCGCGATTTATAAGTGCCAACAATGAGTGCTCATCTTTCGTCAGAGTCATCACAGGTATGACGCTATTAAAGTTTTTTTCACAAAATACTAAAGCACGATTTACAAAGTTTCCGAGGTTGTTTAGCAAATCTGAATTATTACGTGCAGCCAAATCATTCCAACTGAAACTAGAGTCCTGACCTTCGGGACGTGCAGAAGCAAGATAGAAGCGCCATATATCTGAAGGTATACCCGTCTCCTATGAGATTTTAATAAGATAAATACCGTTAGCttagattaaatatggaaaactTTCGAATACCTGTGCATCATTACCAAATACTCCAATGCCTCGGCTCTTACTAAATTTACCATCTTCATAGTTCAAATATTCTGTCGCCATAATATTTGTAACAGTCGTGTGACCTTTATTGGTTGCCAACAATGACGAAGGAAATACCACCGAGTGAAAAGGTACATTATCCTTGGCCATAAATTGAAAAAGTTCGACATTTACATTTTTGGCGGGTATCCACCACTGTTTATATTCACTCGTATAGTGTTTTGTCATTGAGATGTAACCATATGGAGCATCGAACCAAACATAAAATACTTTCTTTTCAAAACCGGCTAACGGCACGGGTATACCCCATTTCAGATCGCGTGTGATACAACGTGGCTTTAGGCCTTCACGCAACCATGAACGCGCGATAACGCGAGCGTTGTTCGTCCAGCCCATATCAGAACTTTCCAGCCAAGCGCGCAATTTCGGTTCAATTTTGGGTAAATCAAGAAACAATTGATCGGAAGAACGTAGTACAGGTGCAGTATTACAAACTTTAC from Eurosta solidaginis isolate ZX-2024a chromosome 3, ASM4086904v1, whole genome shotgun sequence includes these protein-coding regions:
- the MetRS gene encoding methionine--tRNA ligase, cytoplasmic translates to MKVYTNDGNPFGFKLQLLAKFAKCPVEVIKVTINDPACKEFMFLPTVVMENGLKLFSTDAVAKYLFPDEGTLRDEWLEWSSLKLAPALARYLSVGHKTNTDDITVLNLLVKRLDDSLAETPFIAGDKLTAADISVWALLAPGRTLKSAQSIEHLKAWHLKISVLPEVQAVLGETPLSTLTYTSLQQSNRYGGLSHITLNLQTTSESEKLLVDGSSNLADTVTEDELINARNSFVLVEILERKEPRTVLPKPNERNILVTSALPYVNNVPHLGNIIGCVLSADIFARYSRAAGYNTLYISGTDEYGTATENKALAENLTPKQVCDKYFDLHNSIYRWFGIGFDFFGRTSSPHQTEIVQEAFNDVYKNGYIFTESVEQLLCVKCDRFLADRFVEGACPHPGCGYEDARGDQCDKCGKLVNATELIRPRCKVCNTAPVLRSSDQLFLDLPKIEPKLRAWLESSDMGWTNNARVIARSWLREGLKPRCITRDLKWGIPVPLAGFEKKVFYVWFDAPYGYISMTKHYTSEYKQWWIPAKNVNVELFQFMAKDNVPFHSVVFPSSLLATNKGHTTVTNIMATEYLNYEDGKFSKSRGIGVFGNDAQETGIPSDIWRFYLASARPEGQDSSFSWNDLAARNNSDLLNNLGNFVNRALVFCEKNFNSVIPVMTLTKDEHSLLALINREVRGYINSLEKAKLRDGIRHMLSISRHGNGYMQAQQPWVLLKGTDDQKARAATIIGVCANISALLANLMFPYMPTTARALFTQLNSKQTLLAPDKPFINILLPAGHKIGKPVPLFTKLEQSFIDELKKKFGGVQDQVKDNKHSAKPTNTVVKSAPLTNGMQTVAQLEEAVRLQGEKVRQLKSSTKDKGVWQPEVNMLLDLKKQLTNAQAAPPTNALSQTVVNDERIKELEDHITQQGEKVRKLKAAGDASVWKPEVEFLLQLKKELFTLTGASDPTTQGKNKKKK